One stretch of Clavelina lepadiformis chromosome 6, kaClaLepa1.1, whole genome shotgun sequence DNA includes these proteins:
- the LOC143461574 gene encoding serine incorporator 1-like gives MCLGLGACAASQVACCCGSAACSMCCRACPSCKNSTSSRIVYALLLFVGTVAACIMLIPGLEEKLKQIPTFCEGGAGTGGLSPTSGLVNCDILAGYLAVYRVCFALAGFFALFCLLMICVKSSRDPRAKIHNGFWFFKILILIGITVGAFFIPRGAFGMSWHYIGMFGAFCFILIQLVLLVDFAHAWNDFMLEKREDADSPRCWTILLILATFLNYAVMIAAVVCFYIYYAFGDCSTNKFFVSFNMILCVAVSILAILPRVQEEQPRSGLLQASVVSVYTMYLTWSAMNSEPDKICNPGLSSIVKSVTSGVGIQESINGTTPAPPTSAPMLDGQSIVGLFVFFLCVLYSSIRSASNNNVDRLTMRDTVILEDDTNDDTKTLVKDEENAGQNVYDNEQEGVAYSYSFFHFMFFLASLYIMMTLTNWALPSDDYTSLNNTWPAVWVKISSSWVCILLYSWTLIAPIVLSNRSFD, from the coding sequence ATGTGTTTAGGACTTGGTGCTTGTGCCGCAAGTCAAGTGGCTTGCTGTTGTGGCAGCGCTGCTTGTAGTATGTGTTGCCGTGCCTGCCCATCATGCAAAAATTCCACCTCCTCTCGCATTGTGTATGCCCTGCTGTTGTTTGTTGGCACAGTTGCTGCCTGCATAATGCTCATACCAGGCCTTGAAGAAAAGCTGAAACAGATCCCAACATTCTGCGAAGGTGGTGCTGGCACGGGAGGACTAAGTCCTACCAGTGGTCTTGTCAATTGTGATATCCTTGCTGGCTACCTTGCAGTTTACAGAGTCTGCTTTGCCTTGGCTGGATTTTTTGCTCTCTTTTGTCTTCTCATGATTTGTGTGAAAAGCAGCCGAGATCCCCGTGCTAAGATTCACAACGGGTTCTGGTTTTTCAAGATCCTCATCTTGATTGGAATTACTGTCGGAGCCTTCTTCATTCCACGTGGAGCATTTGGTATGTCGTGGCATTACATTGGCATGTTTGGTGCATTTTGCTTCATCCTTATCCAGCTTGTACTTCTTGTTGATTTTGCCCACGCCTGGAATGACTTCATGTTGGAAAAACGTGAGGATGCAGACTCCCCTCGTTGTTGGACCATTTTGTTGATCCTTGCTACTTTCCTGAACTACGCAGTGATGATTGCTGCTGTAGTTTGTTTTTACATCTACTATGCTTTTGGTGATTGTTcaacaaacaagttttttgtgtctttcaACATGATTCTGTGCGTCGCTGTTTCAATCCTCGCTATTCTCCCAAGGGTTCAAGAAGAACAACCTCGTAGTGGTCTTTTACAAGCATCTGTGGTATCGGTCTATACCATGTACCTCACATGGTCAGCGATGAACAGTGAACCAGACAAGATCTGCAACCCTGGCCTTTCTTCTATAGTGAAGTCAGTGACGTCTGGAGTTGGTATACAAGAAAGCATAAATGGCACTACTCCTGCACCCCCAACCTCTGCTCCAATGTTGGATGGGCAAAGTATCGTTGGCCTTTTTGTCTTCTTCTTGTGTGTCTTGTATTCTAGCATTCGGTCTGCAAGCAACAACAATGTCGATCGTTTGACGATGCGCGACACAGTAATACTCGAAGATGATACTAACGATGACACAAAGACCTTGGTAAAAGATGAGGAAAATGCTGGGCAGAATGTCTACGATAACGAGCAGGAAGGAGTGGCTTACTCTTACTCCTTCTTCCATTTCATGTTCTTTCTAGCATCTCTGTACATCATGATGACTCTCACCAACTGGGCTCTTCCTTCCGATGATTACACGTCCCTCAACAACACCTGGCCTGCAGTGTGGGTGAAGATATCATCCAGCTGGGTGTGCATTCTTCTTTATTCTTGGACACTGATTGCTCCCATTGTTCTCAGTAACCGCTCCTTTGACTGA